CATCAATCAACTGCATCAGGGCCAGGCGGTGGAAGTCATGGGGGATGGTTTTGACGGTGAGCGGCTGACGGGTTCGGTGAGCGTGGTCAGCGGCCTGGCGATCGCCAATGACAGCCAGGGCAGCGCGCAGTTTCCGGTAACGTTGTCGATCCCCAGCCTCACGCCGCAGCAATTGCAGCAAGTGCGCCTGGGAATGAGCGCGCGGTTGACCATTGTCACCTATAACAATGCGCAGGCGATTGTGGTGCCGAGCGAGGCGATCCAGGCGGACAACACCGTCGAGTACCGCGCGGCGATCGACCAGCCGGTGGAAAAAGTGAAGGTGACGACCGGGCAATCGACGCCCCAGGGCGTTGAAGTGTTTGGCCTCAAGCCTGGACTGGTGAAAATCTCAAAGTAAATGCAGATCCAAATGTGGGAGGGGGCTTGCCCTGATGCCAGTCTGTAGGAGCGAGCTTGCTCGCGAAAAACTCACAGGCACCGCGTTCATTCAGGAAGCACGCGTTATCGTTGATGTTTTTCGCGAGCAAGCTCGCTCCTACACGGGCATCAGAGCCTGCCCCCCTCACACATTTAAATTTGTGTGAGTTTGGCGGCCAGTGCCTTGGCCTGGATCGCCACATCCGTCACCGCCGTACTCTCCCACCACATCCCGCGCAGCGGCGGGCCCATGGCGAACAGCCGCCCACTCACCTGGCCCTGGGCGTCCAGCACCGCGCCAGAAGTGTCCGCCGCAATCCCCAGCGCCAATGGCCCAGGCTGGATCAACCCGCGCTTGAGCAATTGCTGCGGCAACGGCCGGGCCACGCGGCGCCAGTCGTATTCGATGCCGCTGGAGTTGATCAGCGCCGCGCCGGATACGTGGGTGAGGGTCTGCTCGCCGCGATGGCGCACGCCAATGGTCACGCCGCTGGCCGCAGGCACCAGCCCCTTGAACGACGCAGCGTGAATCCGCAACCGCCCCTCTGCGTGCAACCTTTCAACCAGTTGCGCACTCAACGGCGGCGAACGGTGGTGATGGCTTTCCCACCACGGCCGCACGTGCCGCACGAACTGACGTTTCTGACCCTCGCTCGCCTGGCTCCACAACCGGGCGATATGCACCCGAACGGTGTCCAGCGGCGCCTGCCAATCCACGCCCTGGTCGAGCGCAATGCGGCATTGGCGCCGCACTTCACGCAACAGTTGCCGAGGGCTGCGCAGCGTGTGGTCGGCGCCGAGAAAGTCGTCCCAGCCCGGCGGCTGGCGGCGCACATGGGGCAACAGGCCATGGCGCGAGAA
This genomic stretch from Pseudomonas orientalis harbors:
- a CDS encoding FAD/NAD(P)-binding protein, with the protein product MSESIRNADVLIIGGGLSGTMLAVQLLRLPGRRRLLVIEPRAQLGRGEAYSAVELGHTLNGNAARMSVDPDNADDLTQWLTDYIGAGGWPESAQQPVPISELFPPRGIFGLYAQQRLAQAKALSASTVEHIRAEAVDVQVDATGTLLTLDNGERLRGAFAVLATGMFPAARTPLTESSGLNAAAVDPWDVQAMTRLEPHSSVLIIGSGLTMVDAVVSLEQAGHRGPIEVFSRHGLLPHVRRQPPGWDDFLGADHTLRSPRQLLREVRRQCRIALDQGVDWQAPLDTVRVHIARLWSQASEGQKRQFVRHVRPWWESHHHRSPPLSAQLVERLHAEGRLRIHAASFKGLVPAASGVTIGVRHRGEQTLTHVSGAALINSSGIEYDWRRVARPLPQQLLKRGLIQPGPLALGIAADTSGAVLDAQGQVSGRLFAMGPPLRGMWWESTAVTDVAIQAKALAAKLTQI